One Conger conger chromosome 18, fConCon1.1, whole genome shotgun sequence DNA window includes the following coding sequences:
- the plekhh2 gene encoding pleckstrin homology domain-containing family H member 2: MAEGEECVGQGDWKERCIALETQLLKFRVQASKIRELLAEKMQQLERQVLEAERRAQKANQQVQVMEEKLKAADVQTSESEIRLFRRCQDLQTQLQEKDDVIALLEQQLEEQKQIRLQEAKTVEEKAAKIKEWVILKLQELEVENGSLRDTNQQQSSQIMDLQRRVQEMEQKRVGAAQPKPGEAQRLSSLTFGCFQVRAKSPQVLTGPEPARRTVSTQQARGEPTEPGGSEKGRRGGGSSEEEEEGGGRAGSRRGSSALSDGGGSGAGPRYSRPGSETYLTASDDSSSLFDDDMQRADRPQLRLPGGGEGPGPGPGRGGADSVSDELNKRFQSQRLDSSSSGEAAVPGPGPSPKRPPPAADHASPAPPKLRTPGAFSVSLALAKKHLSQPSLGNDAAHGRNRNAISMLRPLRPQETDLDQEQDMDTTRDPPNDTPAPGEDAESPASPGGVPGSKPPTPPLHRFPSWESRIYAVAKSGIRLSETTCTDPVKNSTPQSSNPASVLYTSLIYRNMTTPVYTMLKGKATQLSSSAFSDESSGSEEEGSLCSSRASSDSRKGSSPGSPRALKRAVSMSSMASESDYAIPPDAYCTDTECSEPEHKLPKTCSSTSDRTEPLEKSGYLLKMGGRVKTWKRRWFVLKAGELLYYKSPSDVIRRPQGQIEINATSSITRGDGKQTLQLVTEKRVYYLTADSPNLLEEWIRVLQNVLRVQVASPLFTQPEIRPGMKGLLTKVKHGYSKRVWCALIGKTLYYFRSQEDKFPLGQIRLWEARVEEVDRSCDSDEDYESSGRSLLSTHSTIAVQPPDQGPTYLLIGSQHEKEAWLYHLSVAAGCKGGQVGTEFEQLVGKLLQVEGEPGSQIWRHPMLCFSKEGLSSPLTTLPSQALQTEAIKLFKTCQLFINVAIDGPAIDYHVSLAQSALQVCLTHPELQNEIFCQLVKQTRKRQPQGQAGPLQGWQLLALCVGLFLPQHPYLWLLQVHLKQHGDSRTEIGKYAIYCQRSVERTQQKGERQARPSRMEILSILLRNPYHHSLPFSVPVHFLNNTYQVVGFDASTTADEFLGRLNQDTGMRKTGQSGFTLYTDDPSGRDVEHSLQGGIKICDIISKWEQASKVQQTGKSESTRTVRFTYKNRLYFSLQVRGETERERLLLAYQTSEDIVKGHFPINKELALEMSALMAQVEFGDFERAFNSPAGPGSAQSKSNQTLKQVLERFYPKCYRWGCTEEQLRGLRQRLSTCWGSLRGRSASECIRIYLTVARKWPFFGTKLFPAKPVTPSPQQGAPVWLAVHEDGVSVLEYNSMKLLVSHLHKNLMTFGGCRDDFMLVVGQNLGGGLAKEKPKPMEKHLFSMAKPRILEMTLLIASYINSAHQQKAAAHHLSAPALLSAQPIDLKHVELDSQSVLSPLRPSKAPTLL; this comes from the exons ATGGCGGAGGGTGAGGAATGCGTGGGGCAGGGCGACTGGAAGGAGAGATGCATCGCCCTGGAGACCCAGCTGCTCAAGTTTCGGGTTCAGGCCAGTAAAATTCGGGAGCTGCTGGCCGAAAAG atgCAGCAGCTGGAGAGACAGGTGCTGGAGGCAGAGAGACGGGCCCAGAAAGCCAACCAGCAG GTCCAGGTGATGGAGGAGAAGCTGAAGGCTGCGGACGTTCAGACTAGCGAGTCTGAGATCCGGCTCTTCCGGCGCTGCCAGGACCTGCAGACCCAGCTGCAGGAAAAGGATGACGTCATCGCCCTGCTGgagcagcagctggaggagcag AAACAGATCAGACTCCAGGAGGCCAAGACTGTGGAGGAAAAAGCAGCTAAGATCAAGGAGTGGGTGATTCTGAAGCTGCAggag TTGGAGGTGGAGAACGGGTCCCTGAGGGACACAAACCAGCAGCAGAGCTCTCAGATCATGGACCTGCAGAGACGTGTGCAgg AGATGGAGCAGAAGCGGGTCGGCGCCGCCCAGCCCAAACCCGGCGAGGCCCAGCGCCTCAGCAGCCTCACCTTCGGCTGCTTCCAGGTCCGAGCCAAGAGCCCGCAGGTTCTGACCGGCCCGGAGCCGGCCCGCAGGACCGTCAGCACCCAGCAGGCCCGGGGAGAGCCGACCGAGCCT GGGGGCTCGGAGAAGGGGCGGCGGGGCGGCGGCAgctcggaggaggaggaggagggcggaggAAGGGCGGGGTCACGGCGCGGGTCGTCAGCGCTGTCGGACGGCGGGGGCAGCGGGGCGGGGCCGCGGTACAGCCGCCCGGGGAGCGAGACGTACCTCACCGCGTCCGACGACAGCAGCTCGCTGTTCGACGACGACATGCAGAGGGCCGACCGGCCCCAGCTGCGCCTGCCGGGCGGCGGGGAGGGcccggggccggggcccgggcggggcggggccgaCAGCGTCTCCGACGAGCTGAACAAGCGCTTCCAGTCGCAGCGCCTGGACTCCTCGTCCTCCGGCGAGGCGGCCGTCCCCGGCCCCGGCCCGTCCCCGAAACGCCCGCCGCCCGCCGCCGACCACgcctcccccgccccgcccaaGCTGCGCACCCCCGGCGCGTTCAGCGTCAGCCTGGCGCTCGCCAAGAAGCACCTGAGCCAGCCGTCGCTCGGCAACGACGCCGCCCACGGCCGCAACCGCAACGCCATCAGCATGCTGCGCCCCCTCCGGCCGCAGGAGACCGACCTGGACCAGGAGCAGGACATGGACACGACCCGGGACCCCCCCAACGACACCCCCGCCCCCGGGGAGGACGCCGAGTCGCCCGCCTCTCCTGGAGGGGTCCCGGGCAGCAAGCCTCCCACGCCCCCCCTGCACAGGTTCCCCTCCTGG GAAAGCCGGATATACGCAGTGGCCAAGTCCGGAATCAGGCTGTCAGAGACCACGTGTACAGACCCAGTTAAAA ACTCCACCCCCCAGTCCTCCAACCCGGCCTCAGTGCTGTACACCTCCCTGATCTACAGGAACATGACCACGCCCGTGTACACCATGCTGAAGGgg aaagccacccagctcagCAGCAGTGCGTTCTCAGACGAGTCGTCAGGCTCAGAGGAGGAGggctctctctgcagctccCGCGCCTCCTCCGACTCCCGCAAGGGGAGCAGCCCCGGGAGCCCCCGCGCACTGAagagag CTGTGTCCATGTCCTCGATGGCGTCTGAGAGTGACTACGCCATCCCCCCCGACGCCTACTGCACCGACACAGAGTGCTCCGAACCCGAGCACAAACTGCCCAAGACCTGCTCCTCCACCAGCGACAGAACC GAGCCGCTGGAGAAGTCGGGGTACCTGCTGAAGATGGGGGGCAGGGTGAAGACCTGGAAGAGACGCTGGTTCGTCCTGAAGGCCGGGGAGCTCCTGTACTACAAGTCTCCG AGTGATGTCATACGGAGACCGCAGGGCCAGATAGAAATCAACGCCACCAGCAGCATCACCCGTGGTGACGGCAAACAGAcgctccag CTGGTGACAGAGAAGCGGGTGTACTACCTGACGGCAGACTCTCCCAACCTGCTGGAGGAGTGGATCCGGGTTCTCCAGAACGTGCTGCGGGTCCAGGTGGCCAGTCCGCTCTTCACACAGCCCGAGATCCGGCCCGGCATGAAGGGTCTGCTCACCAAG gtgaaaCACGGCTACTCCAAGCGGGTGTGGTGTGCGCTGATCGGGAAAACGCTGTACTACTTCCGCAGTCAGGAGGACAAG ttcCCTCTCGGGCAGATCAGGCTGTGGGAAGCCCGTGTGGAGGAGGTCGACAGGTCATGTGACTCAGACGAGGACTACGAGTCAAGCGGGCGGAGCCTGCTCTCCACTCACTCCACCATCGCCGTGCAGCCGCCGGACCAGGGCCCCACCTACCTGCTGATTGGCTCTCAGCACGAGAAG GAGGCGTGGCTGTACCACCTGTCCGTGGCGGCCGGCTGCAAGGGGGGGCAGGTGGGCACGGAGTTCGAGCAGCTGGTGGGCAAGCTGCTGCAGGTGGAGGGAGAGCCAG ggtCTCAGATATGGAGGCACCCCATGCTGTGTTTCAGTAAGGAgggtctctcctctcctctcaccaccctcccctcccaggCCCTGCAGACTGAGGCCATCAAGCTCTTCAAG acATGCCAGCTGTTCATCAACGTGGCGATCGATGGTCCAGCGATCGACTACCACGTGTCGCTAGCCCAGAGTGCCTTGCAGGTGTGCCTGACTCACCCTGAGCTGCAGAACGAGATCTTCTGCCAGCTGGTGAAACAGACCAGGAAGAGGCAGCCCCAAGGCCAGGCCGGGCCCCTGCAG ggtTGGCAGctcctggctctgtgtgtagGGCTCTTTCTGCCCCAACACCCCTACCTGTGGCTACTACAGGTTCACTTAAAACAGCATGGAGACTCcag aaCGGAGATTGGGAAGTACGCCATCTACTGCCAGCGGTCGGTGGAGCGCACTCAGCAGAAGGGTGAGCGCCAGGCTCGGCCCTCCCGGATGGAGATCCTGTCCATCCTGCTGCGCAACCCCTACCACCACTCTCTGCCCTTCAGCGTGCCCGTGCACTTCCTCAACAACACCTACCAG GTAGTGGGGTTTGACGCCTCCACCACAGCGGACGAGTTTCTGGGGCGCCTGAACCAGGACACGGGGATGAGGAAGACCGGCCAATCAGGATTCACCCTCTACACCGACGACCCCTCAGGACGAGACGTGGAGCACAGTCTACAGGGAGGCATCAAG ATCTGTGACATCATCTCAAAATGGGAGCAGGCTTCCAAAGTTCAGCAAACGGGCAAGTCAGAGAGCACCAGGACCGTACGCTTCACCTACAAGAACAG GCTGTACTTCTCTCTccaggtgaggggggagacagaaCGGGAGAGGCTGCTCCTGGCGTACCAGACCAGTGAGGACATCGTCAAAGGCCATTTCCCCATCAACAAGGAGCTGGCCCTGGAGATGTCTGCTCTGATGGCCCAG GTAGAATTTGGAGATTTTGAACGTGCGTTCAACAGCCCGGCTGGCCCGGGTTCGGCCCAGTCCAAGTCCAATCAGACCCTGAAGCAGGTTCTGGAGAGGTTCTACCCAAAGTGCTATCGCTGGGGCTGTACAGAGGAGCAGCTGAG GGGGTTGCGGCAGCGCCTGTCCACCTGTTGGGGGTCCCTACGGGGCCGCAGTGCGTCTGAGTGCATCCGCATTTACCTGACCGTCGCCCGCAAGTGGCCCTTCTTTGGCACCAAGCTGTTCCCCGCCAAG CCCGTCACCCCGTCCCCGCAGCAGGGCGCCCCCGTGTGGCTGGCGGTTCACGAGGACGGCGTCAGCGTGCTGGAGTACAACTCCATG AAGCTGCTGGTGTCCCACCTGCACAAGAACCTGATGACCTTCGGCGGTTGCCGTGACGACTTCATGTTGGTGGTGGGGCAGAACCTGGGGGGCGGCCTGGCCAAGGAGAAGCCCAAGCCCATGGAGAAGCACCTGTTCAGCATGGCCAAGCCCCGG ATCTTGGAGATGACCCTGCTCATCGCCAGCTACATCAACAGTGCGCACCAACAGAAAGCCGCCGCCCACCACCTCTCCGCCCCCGCCCTTCTCTCAGCCCAGCCAATTGATCTCAAGCACGTggagctggacagccaatcagtgcTTTCTCCCCTCAGGCCCAGCAAGGCTCCGACCCTGCTGTGA
- the dync2li1 gene encoding cytoplasmic dynein 2 light intermediate chain 1, with protein sequence MPKISHDTLWELAASEVHSRESGADDEEGDTASNPGIGERTVFFIGSKAGGKTTILLRCLDRDEPAKPTLALEYTFGRRARGHNTPKDIAHFWELGGGTLLSDLIQIPITAQNVRTLSVVLVVDLSKPNVLWGTTERLLQVARAQVDRACSGPGQGEGRPKQPSQQRRIPGTLNKDHPDRELIDPFPVPLLVIGSKFDVFQDFDSEKRKAICKTLRFLAHYHGASLIFSSKSEALISKTRGFVNHLAFGTDRGKTVSTDPSKSLIIPAGMDSLSQIGSPPASDFDIGTLHARSPLDLWKKVFEKIFPSESTSDPKDLKDPAKDPQYSEAKIDSMRAQKDQELEQYKRNASKSWRAMDLESQRS encoded by the exons ATGCCAAAAATAAG TCATGACACGCTGTGGGAACTGGCCGCATCGGAGGTGCACAGTCGAGAGAGCGGAGCCGACGATGAAGAAGGTGATACCGCCAGCAATCCGGGAATCGGTGAAAGAACCGTGTTCTTCATAGGGAGCAAGGCAGGG GGTAAGACCACAATTCTGCTCCGATGTCTGGACAG GGATGAGCCAGCGAAGCCCACTCTGGCTCTGGAGTACACCTTCGGAAGGAGAGCTCGGGGACACAACACG CCCAAGGACATCGCTCACTTTTGGGAACTGGGCGGGGGAACGTTGCTGTCCGATCTGATCCAGATCCCCATCACCGCACAGAACGTGAG GACCCTGTCTGTGGTTCTGGTGGTGGACCTGTCCAAGCCCAACGTGCTCTGGGGCACCACAGAGCGGCTGCTGCAGGTGGCCCGGGCGCAGGTGGACCGAGCCTGCTCCGGCCCGGGCCAGGGGGAGGGCCGGCCCAAACAGCCCAGCCAGCAGCGCCGAATCCCAGGGACCCTCAACAAGGACCACCCG GACAGAGAGCTGATCGACCCTTTCCCTGTCCCGCTGCTAGTCATCGGCAGCAAGTTCGACGTCTTCCAG GACTTTGACTCGGAGAAGAGGAAAGCGATCTGCAAGACCCTGCGGTTCCTGGCCCATTATCACGGAGCATCTCTGATT TTCAGCAGTAAGTCCGAGGCGCTGATTTCCAAGACCAGAGGTTTCGTCAATCACCTGGCGTTTGGGACTGACAGGGG GAAGACTGTGTCCACCGACCCCAGCAAGTCCCTCATTATTCCTGCTGGGATGGACTCTCTCAGTCAGATAG ggtCTCCGCCGGCATCAGACTTTGACATTGGGACTCTTCATGCCCGAAGCCCACTGGACCTGTGGAAGAAGGTGTTCGAGAAGATCTTCCCATCTGAG AGCACCAGTGACCCCAAAGACCTGAAGGACCCTGCAAAGGACCCCCAGTACAGCGAGGCAAAGATAGACTCCATGAGGGCACAGAAGGACCAG